TGGCAGTACCGTCTTTCAAACGGTAATTGGACTGCTTTATGCATTGCCATTAAATCAAAGTATTAAATTAAAAGCTTTTACGCGAACGATTGTGTATTTACCAGTTATTATTAGTCCGTTAATAATGGGATATATATGGTACTTTTTCTTTGCTTACCAAGGAGGAGCATTAAATGATCTATTAATATTTCTAGGATTTGAGCCCATTAACGCTCTAGGAAATGCATCATTTAATCCATGGATTATTGTGTTAGTTAACACATATCAGTTCGTTGGGATTGCGATGATTATCTATTTAGCTGGATTGCAAAGTATATCTAAAGACTATTATGAAGCGGCTGTTATTGATGGGGCATCAGCTTTCGCTCAGTTTAAAAAGATTACTCTACCATTACTAGCC
This DNA window, taken from Desertibacillus haloalkaliphilus, encodes the following:
- a CDS encoding carbohydrate ABC transporter permease — encoded protein: GSTVFQTVIGLLYALPLNQSIKLKAFTRTIVYLPVIISPLIMGYIWYFFFAYQGGALNDLLIFLGFEPINALGNASFNPWIIVLVNTYQFVGIAMIIYLAGLQSISKDYYEAAVIDGASAFAQFKKITLPLLA